The Deinococcus aestuarii genomic sequence TACCCCGCCCGGGCCTCTTCCTGGCTCTGGCCCCTGAGGGCAGCCCAGGCGTCATATTTGGCCCCACCCACGAAGTCGAAGCCACCGGGACGCGCTCCCGTTATGTCCCCGGCCGTGCCCTGTTTGTACAGGCCATACAGCCTGAGAAGCACGTCGTTTCCCGGCTTCCTGGGGAGGAGCCGG encodes the following:
- a CDS encoding acyl-CoA-binding protein; its protein translation is MSSTFEQAQQDVRLLPRKPGNDVLLRLYGLYKQGTAGDITGARPGGFDFVGGAKYDAWAALRGQSQEEARAGYVVLVESLKAGG